The following are from one region of the Plasmodium gaboni strain SY75 chromosome 12, whole genome shotgun sequence genome:
- a CDS encoding hypothetical protein (conserved Plasmodium protein, unknown function), which translates to MEYTFLFYKHKHLIHLKENFEHIEKYIVYSLNTFFHNINLVNNKEKDNILNHTKCHYNNLTYQQIIDVLQYSSICVSVCEKLKDEEKRNIVGLVSLDYELFINDNNNNNNNKNDEGDNNNYNFERIYDDSNICLEDLYYSLSLYIKEYNILSNLTLNNTLIINLILNNKENYYDNLFYYLFHSIENLSFILLFYNNDNNIINEDLFSNGLTINLRNLKQLEKQNKCIPFDNVLLLNKSTYVSKIFLRLTCTSDIYDLHELFKKFSHTNLEERNHYLIYDIIDKKTDEDILITILNNKKKIIGFISLKKYIDINILVNLYNLKEYNYLLKRDFFEDISDSLKSYKNGSKSLNKRKKKYLYIEFKQHILRTIKIKTLEDLEKKYEISNEVIYDYLYENLIEDVDIYADYFIKKNIDIKDIVKNIYKKLQYDYANYKKGPTDEVDLSLLNKLINLYSHISYSDIAKISEKFYNHFDKIEKLYFNFNNDKTYKKIYEKIKKKRDGITSDDESENNSSKINIIKLTNENEMKKNENNFKEVINLSYFDIFLLLQNIYPEIFKKNEIILLFLFLDLYELIIVEETTLFDCVSFKMFLDELALIKKNYFICKYKHINWLRNISNDDKNAFALNLFILNDKYYSYCKDILLKIEKYFDEVDYIITTNNERGNMPFILNYFNRVKKKKKANTLESLYILNKYTLFLQPTTDYMKLEDIEHVQRLLEKVKHKEKNKIKQYILYLQDYCKDEARKDDQHGNLMVQSSLELKFYQLHNYYIYVSKCGNNIINITTGSILNNMDFYYIYKIYDFKNILIPNDNEKMKHFRLFFFSSIIIFKYYDKKIIHNILMLTNSCSCHISMDDDIYLDIYRHFIFLNKKDNDVSIFREDNIFLRESERTENNEKNKNNRKKTKQCDKKYLVLTKNMCLRKCINIDHNIVFWGANDICLNILYKILRKNEYFFNNIILIIAYKNKYLNTKNNVEENKSVKNCSLESSLMYNKLKNIMINERIKIIYDNIYNINRKKKQIELNNKNYIYYDYLFICFDKQDVTTYSFNLNSYEEGKKRNFNFIETYENKNYKNIKFDFLVKEKDYEKYEHVNSFYCQKKKNYLLKKKKPSKQENDISSSTSDLNETNSMESYKNCDKSKLGLKNLNCKKSARKNVPLVKKEVNSLNKSGKCKKKQERDETPMMYNMKNKRVEKYYGDKEDSEDENSDDENSDDENSDDEDNDDEGSDGDNNNFNNNDNNYYEEDNSEVDISSRYTTLSSSFLPSSEASVNDSAYDDYKDDIYNKKKEKIDDLKSDGKTFNTTENNCSQHKIIIERGEKDNHNIEQNKNEYIDKYSNVSSNNNLNIKEDLKEKINPNVNKKSSYLENSNKENVSKNEENININININKENDKNIIKKYNEKAEMINKEKVNRNIDGVFSISDPFLEKYFDKNSKYMTIVRNCVNYIIIYSNNIDILNMVNFFLINKIHTYKIIIIYPYTCNKCHGRKQKDKIKQNIFKERIYYKDKSHLKNNYLFSDYIHKNNFYHKNYVFKNIKYVLNKIFFLFHLLKIRIIYGHILAVKKSKKNRLKYVLLHICKHRNIDFSYFHTHKFICENTLLIPCRILLCSYIFDINNHLHYILNKSSIVYNEKICVNHQFQTNDKFIFSAGELCAFSNKYRISTDNILNHEYYSSMEIGKFVSRQFLKIVIEQCCLSYNMFKSKNEEMRSKKKQKQIEYSDKIDKIMEKDIEETHDIKRNVESKKTHNNLDLYKKLKFFEIPIIYFNTLPCNFYFYHFEASRGDLYKYNHSSIMQNEKIKKMDEKKKYSNKTNNQINNKKKNDMVDNSEQIYHEAFCTDSLKISINKEKKMNNYFNVQYFEISKNIYTQGYYCKVTTNSFNLINSFTYLGCDELNFHKLHKLCNMPINYFYVILKNIKNNPHYDILSMLNEDREKSIFHYKFQIFKEKLKKKIITLPHIKESIQFLLKDVNDVDSFKTYIKDQLFKEKHMFNDTIKKEVESNLVEYIKENNELLNGYYIPN; encoded by the exons ATGGAGTATACcttcttattttataaacaCAAACACCTGATACACTTAAAGGAGAACTTTGAACATATAGAGAAATACATTGTATACTCTTTAAATACTTTTTTTCACAATATAAATCTTGTGAATAATAAAGAGAAGGACAATATATTAAACCATACAAAATgtcattataataatttgaCGTACCAACAAATTATAGACGTTCTTCAATATTCATCTATATGTGTATCTGTGTGTGAAAAGTTAAAAGATGAAGAGAAGAGAAATATTGTAGGTTTAGTTTCTCTAGAttatgaattatttataaatgacaataataataataataataataaaaatgatgagggtgataataataattataatttcgaaagaatatatgatgattccaatatatgtttagaagatttatattattctttatcattatatataaaagaatataacatattatctaatttaacattaaataatacattaataataaatttaatattaaataataaagaaaattattatgataatttattttattatttatttcattcaattgaaaatttatcatttatattattattttataataatgataataatataataaatgaagatCTATTTTCTAATGGCTTAACTATAAATTTAAGAAATCTAAAACAACTtgaaaaacaaaataaatgtatCCCTTTTGATAATGTACtcttattaaataaatctACTTATGTTagtaaaatatttttacgTTTAACATGCACTAgtgatatatatgatttacatgaactttttaaaaaattttctcATACAAACTTAGAAGAAAGAAATCATTATCTcatatatgatataatagataaaaagacagatgaagatatattaataactattttaaataataaaaagaaaattatcGGATTTATATCtcttaaaaaatatattgatataaatattctGGTTAATCTCTACAATTTGAAGGAATATAACTATTTGTTGAAAAGGGATTTTTTTGAAGATATCTCCGATAGTTTG AAATCGTATAAGAATGGTAGCAAAAGTTTGaataaaaggaaaaagaaatatttgtatatagAATTTAAACAGCACATTTTAAGGACAATCAAAATAAAGACATTGGAAGATCTAGAAAagaaatatgaaataaGTAATGAAGTTatttatgattatttatatgaGAATTTGATAGAAGATGTGGATATATATGCtgattattttataaagaaaaatattgataTCAAGGATATCgtcaaaaatatatataaaaag TTACAGTATGATTATGCAAATTACAAAAAAGGTCCAACTGATGAAGTTGATTTGTCTCTTTTGAACAAGCTTATAAATCTATACTCCCACATTAGTTATTCCGAC ATTGCCAAAATAAGTGAAAAGTTCTACAACCATTTTGATAAAATCGAAAAGCTctattttaattttaataatgacaagacttataaaaaaatttatgagaaaataaaaaaaaagaggGATGGAATAACAAGTGATGATGAATCTGAAAATa ACAGTAgcaaaataaatataataaaattgacgaatgaaaatgaaatgaaaaaaaatgaaaacaaTTTTAAAGAGGTTATAAACCTGTCTTATTTTGacatttttcttttactacaaaatatatatccCGAGATTTTCAAAAAG aATGAGATAATATTGTTGTTTTTATTCCTGGACTTATACGAATTAATTATTGTGGAAGAAACAACCCTATTTGATTGTGTATCATTTAaa ATGTTCTTAGACGAATTAGcacttataaaaaaaaactattttatatgcaaatataaacatatcAATTGGCTACGAAATATAAGCAATGATGACAAAAATGCATTTGCATtgaatttatttatattaaacGATAAG TATTATAGTTACTGTAAAGAcattcttttaaaaatcgaaaaatattttgacGAAGTGGACTACATTATTACAACTAATAATGAAAGGGGGAATATGCCctttatattaaattatttcaatagagttaaaaaaaaaaagaaagcGAACACTCTAgaatcattatatatattaaataaatacacaCTTTTTTTACAACCTACAACGGATTATATGAAACTAGAAGATATAGAACATGTTCAAAGATTGTTAGAAAAGGTAAAAcataaagaaaaaaacaaaattaagcaatatatattatatcttcAGGACTATTGTAAGGATGAAGCACGAAAAGATGATCAACATGGCAACTTGATGGTTCAGTCGTCCTTAg AGTTAAAATTTTATCAGCTACATAATTACTACATTTATGTTAGTAAATGTggaaataatattatcaacaTAACGACAGGAAGTATTCTGAATAATATGgatttttattatatatacaaaatctatgatttcaaaaatattcttataCCTAATGACAACGAGAAAATGAAGCATTTCCgtttgttctttttttcgtcaataattattttcaaatattacgataaaaaaattattcacaatattttaat GTTAACCAATTCTTGTTCTTGCCACATTTCAATGGATGATGATATATACCTAGACATTTATCGTcattttatctttttaaacaaaaaagaTAATGATGTAAGTATTTTTAGagaagataatatattcttaaGAGAATCAGAAAGAACTGAAAATAATGAGAAGAACAAAAATAACcgaaaaaaaacaaaacaatgtgataagaaatatttagttttaacaaaaaatatgtgCCTAAGAAAATGCATTAACATAGATCATAATATCGTCTTCTGGGGAGCTAATGATATATGTCTTAATATCctttataaaatattaagaaaaaatgaatatttttttaataatattatccTCATCATTgcttataaaaataaatatttaaatacCAAAAATAATGTAGAAGAAAACAAATCCGTCAAAAACTGTAGTCTAGAAAGTTCTCTTATGTataacaaattaaaaaatatcatgATAAATGaaagaattaaaattatatatgataatatttataatattaataggaaaaagaaacaaatagaattaaataataaaaattacatttattatgattatttgtttatatgtTTTGACAAACAAGATGTTACCACTTActcttttaatttaaatagCTATGAAGAAGGGAAAAAAAGAAACTTTAATTTTATAGAAACATATGAAAACaagaattataaaaatatcaaatTTGACTTTCTTGTCAAAGAAAAAGATTATGAAAAGTATGAACATGTCAATTCTTTTTATTgtcaaaaaaaaaaaaattatttactaaaaaaaaaaaaacctTCCAAAcaagaaaatgatataaGCTCCAGTACATCAGATTTAAATGAAACAAATTCAATGGAGAGTTACAAAAATTGTGATAAAAGTAAATTAGgattaaaaaatttgaatTGTAAAAAAAGTGCCCGTAAAAATGTTCCATTAGTCAAAAAGGAAGTAAATAGCCTGAACAAGTCAGGCAAATGTAAAAAGAAACAGGAGAGAGATGAAACGCCCATGATgtataatatgaaaaataaaagagttgaaaaatattacgGTGATAAAGAAGATAGTGAAGATGAAAATAgtgatgatgaaaatagtgatgatgaaaatagTGATGATGAggataatgatgatgaagGTAGTGAtggtgataataataattttaataataatgataataattattatgagGAAGATAATTCTGAAGTAGATATTTCATCCAGATACACAACATTATCTTCAAGCTTCTTACCATCAAGTGAAGCAAGTGTGAATGATAGCGCATACGATGATTATAAagatgatatatataacaaaaaaaaagaaaaaatagaCGACTTGAAAAGCGATGGAAAAACATTTAATACTACAGAAAATAATTGTTCTCAacacaaaataataatagaaaGAGGAGAAAAGGATAATCACAATAtagaacaaaataaaaatgaatatatagataaatatTCAAATGTAAGTTCTAATAacaatttaaatataaaagaggatttaaaggaaaaaataaacccaaatgtgaataaaaaaagtagCTATTTAGAAAATTCAAATAAAGAGAATGTATCTAAAAATGaggaaaatataaacataaatataaatataaataaggagaatgataaaaacattataaagaaatataatgaaaaagctgaaatgataaataaagaaaaggTGAATAGAAATATTGATGGTGTCTTCAGTATCAGTGATCCTTTTCTTGAGAAATACTTTGATAAGAATAGTAAATACATGACTATTGTCAGAAATTGtgtaaattatataataatatacagtaataatatagatatattaaatatggtaaatttctttttaataaataagatacatacatataaaataataattatttatcCATATACATGTAATAAATGTCATGgaagaaaacaaaaagataagattaaacaaaatatatttaaagaaCGAATATATTACAAAGATAAAAGTCAtctaaaaaataattatttattttctgattatatacataaaaacaatttttatcataaaaattatgtttttaaaaatattaaatatgttttgaataaaatattctttCTCTTTCATTTATTGAAAATACGTATAATTTATGGACATATATTAGCAGttaaaaaaagtaaaaaaaacagGTTGAAATATGTTCTTCTTCATATATGTAAACATAGAAATATAGACTTCTCTTATTTTCATACACACAAATTCATATGTGAAAATACATTACTAATACCATGTAGAATTCTTTTATGTTCCTACatttttgatataaataatcatttgcattatattttgaataaatCCTCTATTgtatataatgaaaaaatatgtgTTAATCATCAATTTCAG ACAAACGataaattcatttttagCGCAGGTGAGTTGTGTGCTTTTTCAAACAAATATCGAATAAGCACCGACAACATTTTAAATCACGAATATTATAGTAGCATGGAAATTGGTAAGTTTGTGAGCAGACAGTTTTTAAAGATAGTGATTGAACAATGTTGTTTAtcttataatatgtttaagtcaaaaaatgaagaaatgagaagtaaaaaaaaacaaaaacaaataGAATATAGTGACAAAATTGATAAAATTATGGAAAAGGATATAGAAGAAACACATGATATAAAGAGAAATGTCGAAAGTAAAAAGACACATAATAATTtagatttatataaaaaattaaaattttttgaaatacctataatatatttcaataCTCTTCCttgtaatttttatttttatcattttgaGGCATCACGTGgtgatttatataaatacaacCATTCCTCCATAATgcaaaatgaaaaaataaaaaaaatggatgagaaaaaaaaatattcaaataaaacaaacaaccaaattaataataagaagaaaaatgATATGGTAGATAATTCTGAACAAATATATCATGAAGCCTTTTGTACAGATAGTTTAAAAATaagtataaataaagaaaaaaaaatgaacaattattttaatgttcaatattttgaaatttcaaaaaatatatatactcAAGGATATTATTGTAAAGTTACAACaaattcttttaatttgATAAATTCCTTTACATATTTGG GATGTGATGAATTGAACTTTCACAAGCTCCACAAACTTTGTAATATGCcaataaattatttttatgtaattttaaaaaatatcaaaaataaTCCTCATTATGACATTTTAAGTATGCTAAATGAAGACAGGGAAAAATCTATCTTCCACTATaa GTTTCAAATCTTCAAAGAGAAactcaaaaaaaaaatcattaCGTTACCCCACATAAAGGAATCGATACAATTTTTACTAaag GATGTAAACGATGTGGATTCGtttaaaacatatataaaagacCAACTGTTCAAGGAAAAACACATGTTTAACGatacaattaaaaaagagGTTGAATCAAATCTGGTggaatatattaaagaaaataatgaacTCCTAAATGGTTATTACATACCCAATTGA
- a CDS encoding putative pre-mRNA-splicing factor SYF1: MALFGELYECEEFFNEETFNIKKSEYYNYDDFKDVEELLDNSVDPVYVESEDINLMNKNNNDDDDNKSYIKNIEIDIKENFDKISTRYLFLYINKYKEMYIKNMKGLYEVDFYDIHLKGDKKTILTSDNNIIEYCMENLINKNNIPDDNDNKNVHSDNMNINKNESYPIDSDKKVIEKKVYDLFCIYEIILKYFPYSFKLWYHYIKDSIEMITDVYYLNKKNYKYINKIFDKCILYMYNFKSIYIMYIQFLYIQRNIKKIRKIFNLSLQNVYLNQQNDLWEYILLFNEKINNKVINYEYIKRYVTIYPEQIIHLFKHYIKYKMYKNAMITFFYILNSGDNFDLGQYSKYDIYEEIYKLLNTKGTLNNDIIHLLKKNLYIFKNYESITSIYILLANNFIYDGRWNKAMDSYEEGISECYTVNDFITLFDNYIEMLKMLIDLNIYEQEEREKDILNKTLKKKKNNNKKKKKNTLNDDNNDDDNHNNDDNHNNDVNHNNLGVDANLIIDLYMDKINYLLDQRKTYIADIKLKNNKNNVYIWLSKIDSIINEEEKIYLYDECLKYFETNDYIGKLSDIYISYAYYYYNKDEYTNCINIFKLALKQNVFFKSANEIANIFCAWIEVELLEKNYKEALNIARLSIDINKKSYNVLYKSSTSILPYEDKLLNNNMKNNYHTNFNLLSCMKLVSLIIDMEINYGTVETTLNMFDFLYHSKCITVKIVLTLSTYLYEKKYFNESFKVYEKALSVFHYPYVYPIYVNYINKYIQRYKDKNISYVRDLFKQAIYGNDNKTFIPREFAKQIFLMYANFEGNYGFIKRELSIYKEAIPFLEESDKIKFYKIFISKVSRAYGIQKAREAFEEAIQTLSDDSARQLCMIYIDMEYKLNEYERVRALYIYTAQYTNPLIYVDFYKDWREFEALHGNENTFREMIRIKKSVLNIFSNSRNNMEDEKQQKANMDELENTKRKLKEIIEKEEEHQKKLKRNELYNY; encoded by the exons ATGGCTTTGTTCGGAGAACTGTATGAATGCGAAGAATTTTTTAACGAAGAAACgtttaatataaaaaaaagcgaatattataattatgatgatTTTAAGGATGTGGAAGAACTATTAGATAACTCAGTAGACCCTGTGTATGTTGAATCTGAGGATATAAACCTAATgaataagaataataatgatgatgatgataataagagttatattaaaaatattgaaatagacataaaagaaaattttgATAAGATATCAACTagatatttatttttatatattaataaatataaagaaatgtatataaaaaatatgaaagGATTATACGAGGTGgatttttatgatatacATTTGAAGGGtgataaaaaaacaatacttacaagtgataataatattatagaaTATTGTATGgaaaatttaattaataaaaataatattccagatgataatgataataagAATGTACATAGtgataatatgaatattaataaaaatgaatcCTACCCTATTGATAGTGATAAAAAAGTAATAGAAAAAAAGGTGTATGATcttttttgtatttatgaaataatattaaaatattttccatatagttttaaattatggtatcattatattaaaGATAGTATAGAAATGATAACAgatgtatattatttgaataaaaagaattataaatatataaataaaatatttgataaatgtatattatatatgtataattttaaatctatatatataatgtatattcaatttttatatattcaaaggaatataaaaaaaattcgTAAGATATTTAATCTTTCATTGCAAAATGTTTATTTGAATCAACAAAATGATTTATGGGagtatatattattatttaatgagaagattaataataaagttataaattatgaatatattaaaagatatgTTACTATATATCCTGAAcaaataatacatttatttaaacattatataaaatataaaatgtataagAATGCTATGATCacctttttttatattctaaATAGCGGAGATAATTTTGATTTAGGTcaatattcaaaatatgATATCTATGAAGAGATATACAAACTTTTAAATACTAAAGGAACcttaaataatgatattatacatttattgaagaagaatttatatatatttaaaaattatgaaagCATAAcatctatatatatattattagcaaataattttatatatgatggCAGATGGAACAAAGCTATGGATTCATATGAAGAGGGTATATCCGAATGTTATACAGTTAATGATTTTATAACTTTAtttgataattatattgaAATGTTGAAGATGTTAATAGatctaaatatatatgagCAAGAAGAGAGAGAAAAggatattttaaataagacattaaaaaaaaaaaaaaataataataaaaaaaaaaaaaaaaacacattaaatgatgataataatgatgatgataatcataacaatgatgataatcataataatgatgTTAATCATAACAACCTTGGTGTGGATGCCAATTTGATTATAGATTTATATATggataaaataaattacTTATTAGATCAACGTAAAACATACATTGCagatataaaattaaaaaataataaaaataatgtatatatatggttAAGTAAAATAGATTCTATAATAAAcgaagaagaaaaaatatatttatatgatgaatgtttaaaatattttgaaacAAATGATTATATAGGGAAATTAagtgatatatatattagttatgcttattattattataataaagatgaatatacaaattgtataaatatatttaaattagctttaaaacaaaatgttttttttaaaagtgCAAATGAAATAGctaatatattttgtgCATGGATAGAAGTCGaattattagaaaaaaattataaagaaGCTTTAAATATAGCAAGACTATCAattgatataaataaaaaatcctataatgtattatataaatcatcTACTTCTATATTACCATATGaagataaattattaaataataatatgaaaaataattatcatactaattttaatttattaagTTGTATGAAATTAGTATCTCTAATTATAGATATGGAAATAAATTATGGAACAGTAGAAACTACATTAAATATGTTTGattttctttatcattCAAAATGTATAACAGTAAAAATCGTATTAACATTATctacatatttatatgaaaaaaaatattttaatgaaTCATTTAAAGTATATGAAAAAGCATTATCTGTTTTTCATTATCCTTATGTGTATCctatatatgttaattatattaataaatatattcaaagatataaagataaaaatatatcatatgtAAGAGACTTATTCAAACAAGCTATATATGgtaatgataataaaacatttataCCAAGAGAATTTGCTAAACAAATATTCTTAATGTATGCAAACTTTGAGGGTAACTATGgatttattaaaagagaactttcaatatataaagaagCTATACCTTTCTTGGAAGAATCAGacaaaattaaattttataaaatttttatatccAAG GTATCTAGGGCATATGGAATTCAAAAGGCTAGGGAAGCCTTCGAAGAAGCAATCCAAACTCTCTCAGATGATAGT gCTCGTCAATTATGTATGATATACATAGATATGGAATATAAGTTAAATGAATATGAGCGTGTAAGGGccttatatatatatacagCCCAATACACAAACCCTTTAATTTATGTGGATTTCTACAAg GACTGGAGAGAATTTGAAGCTTTGCATGGAAATGAAAACACGTTTAGAGAAAtgataagaataaaaaagaGCGTCCTAAATATATTTTC GAATTCTCGTAATAATATGGAAGATGAAAAACAACAGAAAGCTAATATGGACGAATTGGAAAATAcgaaaagaaaattaaaagagATAATTGAAAAAGAAGAGGAGCATCAAAAAAAACttaaaagaaatgaattgtataattattag
- a CDS encoding putative vesicle transport v-SNARE protein VTI1 — protein MSETLYNDYKNNCYEYMKTVLYTEKIIKDNNSDQTKLLNIYEKAIKSAESMFKKMQLEVETNYMVEDKENELNNIYNEICECKIKLKKFKEEIIENDKRKYERTSNHYNNHTNYDDRILLLSDVDILEKGDVYINHSKILMDNTEYISNDVMNNLNKQRECIKKNVSNISFLSNKLDHAKFIIKNLNKKQLFNKYRLYIIFLFIILTFLLIISIKYNRYVKKYPYIKINNENNNKKNNIDPLVENQKLLQTQNEQNTNHTLNKFNNTQEAKSVFYDFEQKIDKDINNNNDQNKYINTNDYQNYIYNINMHEKSTDHNINTNNDEYNTFLDYNEIDHNHNKNELTQLDTYYKNEKQPEEKQKDNHHIIENVKENIDENIISSSNMSSNINEYPTKNNNNNSS, from the coding sequence ATGTCAGAAACTCTTTACAATGACTACAAGAATAATTGCTATGAATACATGAAGACCGTTTTATACACTGAGAAGATAATTAAGGATAATAATTCCGATCAGACTAAgttattaaatatttatgagAAGGCAATAAAAAGTGCTGAGAGTATGTTTAAGAAAATGCAACTCGAAGTAGAAACAAATTATATGGTTgaagataaagaaaatgaattaaataatatatataatgaaatatgtgaatgtaaaataaaattaaaaaaatttaaagaagaaataattGAAAACGATAAAAGGAAATATGAAAGAACTAGtaatcattataataatcatacGAATTATGATGATcgtatattattattaagtgatgtagatatattagaaaaaggagatgtatatattaatcattcaaaaatattaatggATAATACAGAATATATTAGTAATGATGttatgaataatttaaataaacaaagagaatgtataaaaaaaaatgtatccaatatttcttttttatcaaataaattaGATCATGctaaatttattataaaaaacttaaataaaaaacaattatttaataaatatagattatatatcatttttttatttatcattctaacctttttattaataatttctattaaatataatagatatgttaaaaaatatccatatataaaaattaataatgaaaataataataagaagaataatatagatCCATTAGTAGAAAATCAAAAACTTTTACAAACACAAAACGAACAAAATACAAACCATACACTCAAcaaatttaataatacaCAAGAAGCAAAAAGTGTCTTCTATGATTTCGAACAAAAAATAGATAAAGACATAAACAATAACAACgatcaaaataaatatataaatacaaatgattatcaaaattatatatacaatataaatatgcACGAAAAATCTACAgatcataatataaacacaAATAATGATGAGTATAATACTTTTCTTGATTATAATGAAATCGATCAcaatcataataaaaatgaacTAACACAACTTGATACgtattataaaaatgaaaaacaaccagaagaaaaacaaaaagaCAACCATCATATTATTGAAAATGTGaaagaaaatatagatgaaaatataatatcttCCTCCAATATGTCTTCcaatataaatgaatatccaacaaaaaacaataataacaatTCATCATga